Proteins found in one Seonamhaeicola sp. S2-3 genomic segment:
- a CDS encoding TlpA disulfide reductase family protein: protein MKNLLSVLFVLALVSCKQEPKDYVTLSGKITNKNSDSLVVRSRDYSKTIKVNEDGTFKDTLKVKAGIFNLFDGKESTNLFLENDANINLTLDTKEFDETITYTGKGSETSNYLAKKALLQEKLLTPDLLDLEEETFKVKVADAKKSFIELLESSKKVDSTVFANETASFNKLEEGLLNVYKQQKAMANQYADFVGKPSPTFENYQNYKGGTTSLSDLKGKYVYVDIWATWCGPCKREIPFLQEIEKKYHNKNIEFVSISVDNGRGYKGETPEAKKAASVEGWKKMIAEKNMGGIQLLADKDWKSDFVQGYQIRGIPRFILIDPDGNVVDANAPRPSSPKLIELFDKLKI, encoded by the coding sequence ATGAAAAATCTACTTTCAGTATTATTTGTGTTAGCGCTTGTTTCTTGTAAACAAGAACCTAAAGATTATGTAACATTATCTGGTAAAATAACAAATAAAAACAGTGACTCTTTAGTTGTAAGATCTAGAGATTACTCAAAAACAATTAAAGTTAATGAAGATGGCACTTTTAAAGATACCTTAAAAGTTAAAGCTGGAATTTTTAATCTTTTTGATGGTAAAGAGTCTACCAATTTATTTCTTGAAAATGATGCCAACATTAATTTAACTCTAGACACAAAAGAGTTTGATGAAACTATAACCTATACAGGAAAAGGTTCTGAAACTAGTAACTATTTAGCTAAAAAAGCACTTTTACAAGAAAAACTATTAACGCCTGATTTATTAGATTTAGAAGAAGAAACTTTTAAAGTAAAAGTAGCAGATGCCAAAAAAAGCTTTATTGAATTATTAGAAAGTTCAAAAAAAGTAGATTCTACAGTTTTTGCAAATGAAACAGCTAGTTTTAATAAATTAGAAGAAGGTCTTTTAAATGTATATAAGCAACAAAAAGCCATGGCTAATCAGTATGCAGATTTTGTTGGCAAGCCCTCTCCTACTTTTGAGAACTATCAAAATTATAAAGGTGGCACCACATCTTTAAGTGATTTAAAAGGAAAATATGTATATGTTGATATTTGGGCTACTTGGTGTGGACCATGCAAAAGAGAAATTCCATTTTTGCAAGAAATTGAAAAAAAGTATCATAACAAAAACATTGAGTTTGTAAGTATTTCTGTTGATAATGGTAGAGGATATAAAGGAGAAACTCCCGAAGCAAAAAAAGCAGCCTCTGTTGAGGGATGGAAAAAAATGATTGCTGAAAAAAATATGGGTGGTATTCAATTATTAGCTGATAAGGATTGGAAATCAGATTTTGTTCAAGGCTATCAAATAAGAGGTATTCCCAGATTTATTTTAATTGACCCTGATGGTAATGTGGTAGATGCCAATGCACCAAGACCATCAAGCCCAAAACTTATTGAACTTTTTGATAAGTTAAAAATCTAA
- a CDS encoding substrate-binding domain-containing protein, whose protein sequence is MKNVNIGGVPEHFNLAWYLTLKNGEYKDQGINLRWHDYYGGTGAMCKALREKDIDIAVILTEGIIKDIIAGNPSKIVQTFVKSPLIWGIHVAANSKYNSIASLKGTKAAISRYGSGSHLMAYINAKNNNWNLEKDLNFEVIKNLDGAVEGLKNGTADYFMWEKFTTKPLVDNGTFRSVGDCPTPWPCFVIAVREDFIENEKDTLKTILNIINNTTKDFKHIPSIDKTIANRYEQKLEDVQEWLGLTEWSQNVIDEKTVNKIQKELLSLNIIPKTVEYNKLVFKL, encoded by the coding sequence ATGAAGAACGTAAATATAGGTGGTGTACCAGAACACTTCAATTTAGCTTGGTATTTAACCTTGAAAAATGGCGAATATAAAGACCAAGGTATTAACTTAAGGTGGCATGATTATTATGGAGGCACAGGTGCAATGTGTAAAGCATTAAGAGAAAAGGATATTGATATAGCCGTTATTCTTACCGAAGGTATCATAAAAGATATTATAGCAGGAAACCCTAGTAAAATAGTACAAACATTTGTTAAATCGCCATTAATATGGGGCATACACGTAGCTGCAAACTCAAAATATAATTCTATTGCAAGTTTAAAAGGAACCAAAGCAGCCATTAGTAGATATGGATCTGGTTCTCATTTAATGGCTTACATAAATGCCAAAAACAATAATTGGAATTTAGAAAAAGATTTAAATTTTGAAGTTATTAAAAACTTAGATGGTGCAGTTGAAGGTTTAAAAAACGGTACTGCCGATTATTTTATGTGGGAAAAATTCACCACAAAACCTTTAGTTGATAATGGCACCTTTAGAAGTGTAGGTGATTGCCCTACTCCATGGCCTTGTTTTGTAATTGCTGTTAGAGAAGATTTTATTGAAAACGAAAAAGACACTTTAAAAACTATTCTCAATATTATAAACAATACCACTAAAGACTTTAAACACATACCTAGTATAGATAAAACCATAGCTAACAGATATGAACAAAAACTAGAAGATGTTCAAGAATGGTTAGGCTTAACAGAATGGTCTCAAAACGTTATTGATGAAAAAACCGTAAATAAAATACAAAAAGAGTTATTATCTTTAAATATTATTCCAAAAACTGTAGAATACAACAAATTAGTTTTTAAATTATAA
- a CDS encoding nucleoside phosphorylase, translated as MPIKESELILNPDGSVYHLNLKPENIANTIIFVGDQNRVDKISKHFDSVEFKTQKREFKTHTGYYKGKHISVISTGIGPDNIDIVLNELDALVNINLETRQPKEKLTSLDIIRVGTSGSLQKEIPVDAFVLSQYGLDLNGMLHYYQINDIKNPDIEDAFIKQTNWDSNKAKPIVVKNSSTLEKRLESDETHKGMTATAGGFYGPQGRVLRLPVHDPELNHNMDTFNYNGLKITNLEMETSAIFGLSKLLGHHAVSLNAIIANRATGNFSKNPSKAVEELITYTLNKIVE; from the coding sequence ATGCCCATTAAAGAATCTGAACTCATTTTAAATCCAGACGGGAGTGTCTATCATTTAAACTTAAAACCCGAAAACATTGCTAACACTATCATTTTTGTTGGCGATCAAAACCGCGTAGATAAAATTTCAAAACATTTTGATTCCGTTGAGTTTAAAACTCAAAAACGTGAGTTCAAAACACATACAGGATATTATAAAGGCAAGCATATTTCTGTAATATCAACAGGTATTGGTCCAGATAATATAGATATTGTTTTAAATGAACTAGATGCGCTAGTTAATATTAATTTGGAAACTAGACAGCCAAAAGAGAAACTCACAAGTCTTGATATAATTAGAGTTGGTACTTCAGGTTCACTTCAAAAAGAAATTCCTGTAGATGCATTTGTTTTAAGTCAATACGGACTAGACTTAAACGGTATGCTACATTATTATCAAATAAATGACATAAAAAACCCCGATATTGAAGATGCCTTTATAAAACAAACTAATTGGGATAGCAATAAAGCAAAACCAATTGTAGTTAAAAATAGTAGCACTCTTGAAAAAAGACTGGAAAGTGATGAAACTCACAAAGGAATGACAGCTACTGCGGGTGGTTTTTATGGCCCGCAAGGGCGTGTACTAAGATTACCTGTTCATGACCCTGAGTTAAATCATAATATGGATACTTTTAACTACAACGGTCTCAAAATTACTAACCTTGAAATGGAAACTTCAGCCATTTTTGGTTTATCAAAATTATTGGGGCATCATGCTGTTTCTCTCAATGCTATAATTGCAAATAGAGCTACAGGTAATTTTAGTAAAAATCCATCTAAAGCAGTTGAAGAGCTCATTACTTATACACTAAACAAAATTGTAGAATAG
- a CDS encoding DUF1835 domain-containing protein, whose product MKKSQLHITNGSVLTNYLNDYGYKGNIITWHEMLCEGPTHVNILSKEFFKARTNFFSATYNVYLDVDAFKTEINKLDNLEDVSEIILWFEYDLFCHINLIAVISLIKQKHINLPLYLVCSGFVKGSKNLKALSELNAEQLKNHYNNRIRLSEDDIELAETLWQIYNGKDHNLFKPFIVKSSSFDYLSNCLKAHLERFPDSKSGLSTLEKNILGIINKNTIKSKHHLLGYALNYQGFYGFSDMQLGRIIDQLSIFYHEDEKSIKLNRKGYEALLEQYNFSAEINDKTIFGGVKKLDFQFNAKENKLVKTIINAH is encoded by the coding sequence ATGAAAAAAAGTCAACTGCATATTACTAACGGTAGTGTTTTAACTAATTACCTTAATGATTATGGCTACAAAGGAAATATTATCACATGGCATGAAATGCTTTGTGAAGGGCCAACTCATGTAAATATCTTATCTAAAGAGTTTTTTAAAGCTAGAACTAATTTTTTTAGCGCAACTTATAATGTATATTTAGATGTTGATGCTTTTAAAACTGAAATAAATAAACTAGATAATCTTGAAGATGTTTCTGAAATAATTCTTTGGTTTGAATACGATTTATTTTGCCATATTAACCTTATTGCAGTAATAAGTCTTATTAAGCAAAAGCATATTAACCTTCCGCTTTATTTGGTTTGCAGTGGTTTTGTTAAAGGTAGTAAAAACTTAAAAGCGTTATCAGAGTTAAATGCTGAACAATTAAAAAACCATTATAACAACAGGATTAGGTTAAGTGAAGATGATATTGAATTAGCCGAAACACTTTGGCAAATATACAATGGTAAAGATCATAATTTATTTAAACCCTTTATTGTTAAAAGTTCGTCGTTTGATTATTTAAGTAATTGTTTAAAAGCACACTTAGAACGATTTCCAGATAGTAAAAGTGGATTAAGTACCTTAGAGAAAAATATTCTAGGAATAATTAATAAAAACACCATTAAATCTAAGCACCACTTATTGGGTTATGCGCTTAACTATCAAGGGTTTTACGGGTTTAGCGATATGCAACTAGGTAGAATTATAGACCAGCTATCTATATTTTACCATGAAGATGAAAAAAGCATTAAACTAAACAGAAAAGGGTATGAAGCCTTGTTAGAGCAATATAATTTTTCTGCCGAAATAAATGATAAAACCATTTTTGGTGGTGTAAAAAAATTAGATTTCCAATTCAATGCAAAAGAAAATAAACTGGTAAAAACCATAATAAATGCCCATTAA
- a CDS encoding translation initiation factor translates to MDLQDQLKNLFPDHVSENTSEDINESDNLWIQDDPIICKYEKRKGKPITILEGYTGATEDFKLLAKDLKKQLSVGGSFKDDKIIIQGDYRDKIMDILKNKGFKVKRVGG, encoded by the coding sequence ATGGATTTACAAGATCAACTTAAAAATTTATTTCCAGACCATGTTTCTGAAAACACTTCAGAAGATATTAATGAAAGTGACAACCTCTGGATTCAAGATGATCCAATTATTTGCAAATACGAAAAACGTAAAGGCAAACCCATTACTATTTTAGAAGGCTATACTGGTGCTACAGAAGATTTTAAACTATTAGCCAAAGATTTAAAAAAGCAATTAAGCGTTGGTGGTAGTTTTAAAGATGATAAAATTATTATTCAAGGAGATTACCGAGATAAAATAATGGATATTTTAAAAAACAAAGGGTTTAAAGTAAAACGTGTTGGTGGCTAA
- a CDS encoding isopenicillin N synthase family oxygenase, whose translation MNIIPSVNLEDFVSGDAVRKQSFVNAIGKAYEEIGFVALKGHFLDDALVEKLYEEVKKFFDLPLETKQKYEIPGIGGQRGYVSFGKESAKGKKEGDLKEFWHFGQYVENNEKLKKEYPDNVIVEELPEFNKVGKEAYKMLEKTAKYVLRALALHLKLEETYFDEYIFNGNSILRPIHYPPITKEPKEAVRAAAHGDINLITLLMGAQGRGLQVQNHKGEWIDAIAQPDELMINVGDMLSRHTNNKLKSTIHRVVNPPKELWGTSRYSIPFFMHPISDMKLDVLEGCINENNPKQFEDITAGEFLTERLIELGLIKK comes from the coding sequence TTTGTTTCTGGTGATGCCGTTAGAAAACAAAGCTTTGTAAATGCAATAGGAAAAGCCTATGAGGAAATAGGTTTTGTAGCTTTAAAGGGGCATTTTTTAGATGATGCTTTGGTTGAAAAATTATATGAAGAGGTTAAAAAATTTTTTGACTTACCATTAGAAACAAAACAGAAATATGAAATCCCTGGTATTGGTGGACAACGTGGTTATGTTTCATTTGGAAAAGAAAGTGCTAAAGGTAAAAAAGAAGGTGATTTAAAAGAGTTTTGGCATTTTGGGCAATACGTAGAAAACAATGAGAAACTAAAAAAAGAATACCCAGATAATGTTATTGTTGAAGAATTACCAGAGTTTAACAAGGTTGGTAAAGAGGCCTATAAAATGCTTGAAAAAACAGCAAAATACGTTTTAAGAGCTTTAGCATTACACCTTAAGTTAGAAGAAACCTATTTTGACGAATATATTTTTAACGGAAACTCTATTTTAAGACCCATTCATTACCCGCCTATAACCAAAGAGCCTAAAGAAGCTGTAAGAGCAGCAGCTCATGGAGACATTAATTTAATCACGCTTTTAATGGGCGCTCAAGGAAGAGGTTTACAGGTTCAAAATCATAAAGGTGAATGGATTGACGCCATAGCACAACCCGATGAATTAATGATTAATGTTGGTGATATGTTATCAAGACATACCAATAACAAATTAAAGTCTACTATTCACCGTGTTGTAAATCCGCCAAAAGAACTTTGGGGCACATCAAGATATTCTATTCCATTTTTTATGCACCCAATTAGCGATATGAAATTAGATGTTTTAGAAGGCTGTATTAATGAAAATAACCCAAAACAATTTGAAGACATTACTGCTGGCGAGTTTTTAACAGAGCGTTTAATTGAATTAGGCTTAATTAAAAAGTAA